The DNA segment CGAAAACGATATGGCTCGTCATCCCCATGGACGCATGGGCAAGCGCTCGGAACGGCGCGAGATCATCCTCAAGCTCCGCCTCGCTCGCGGTGACGGTGGGCAGGAGATGGTGCGAATCGACCAGCGCGCGGCCGTGACCCGGCATGTGCTTTACGACACCTACGACGCCCGCCGCGGCCAGGCCCTCCAGCGTTGCCCTCCCCAAGGCGCCGACGCGCATTGGCTCACTGCCAAACGCCCGGATGCTGATCGCCTCGGTCGTCTCCGGCCGGATCACGTCAAGGATCGGGTGACAATCGACCGTGATGCCCACTTCCGCCAGCATCATGCCAAGCGCGGTGGCGTTCGCCCTTGCCGCTTCGATCGCGGACATCGGCGCGACGTCGTACAAACGGTCGAAATCTGGGCCTGCGGGGAACGCCGGCCACTCGGGCGGGGCGAGCCGCGCGACCCGTCCGCCCTCCTGATCGATCAGGATGGCCACGTCGTCACGGCCTTCGAGCTCGCGAAGCGAGTCCGTCAAGGCGAGCAGCTGCTGGCGATCGACGCAATTGCGCTTGAACAGGATATAGCCGGCAGGACGCGCCTCTGCGAAAAACGCCCGCTCGTCGGCGGTGAGGATCGGGCCGGAAAGACCAAAGATCACGGGTTTCATTCCGCGGTGTTAGCGAAAGCGCAGCGGCTTTTCACCCTGCCCGATGCCCAAAGCCGCAGCAAAATGCCGGCCGGCCGCACGCCGGCCATGGTTGGCCGGCGCGGGAAAGCCGTAGCGCGCGCTCAGCTCGTCACGAAGCACTTCTCGCCGGCCACGGTCAGCCGCCCGCAAAGATCCGAAGCGGCATCGGCGCTGCCGGCATTCACCTTGAGACGGTAAACCTTGCGGCCATTCACCTCGGCGGACTGGACGGTCTTGCCCAGCGTTGCGACATAGGAGAACCTCTTGGCGACGGCGCTCCATGCGGCGTTTGCCGCAGCCTCGCTGGGGAAGGCGCCAAGCTGAACCAGCGACCCACCGGATGCCTCGCCCGGTACTGCCCTTTTCGGGGCAGACATGGGCGCGGTCGCGGTGAGACGACCGCCGGAGCCTGGCACTTCCGCCACGGTGCGCGCGCTACCGCCGGTCACGGGAGCAGCGGCACCGCTCGCCCGGCGCCCGTCAATCGGCGTTTCGGGCACGGCTTTCAGGTCGATCGCGGCCGCCGCAGTTGAACCGGCGCTTGCCGCGATCGCGGAATCGCCCTCGCCTTCGACCTGAAGCCCACCCGGATCGTCCGGCCGCACCTTGTAATCCCCTGCGGGCGCGGCGATCAGCTCGCCCTGGCCGTCAGGCGTGCGCTGCTGAAAGTTCAGCACGGCAAAAACGATCGCGGCAAGCAGGACAAGCCCGACAACCACCAGAACGACCACACGGAAGATACCCGGCCCTTCCGGCTCGTCCGGTTCAACAGTTTCCAGCCACGGCAGCCGGTCTTCGTCCCGCAGGTCGATCTCGTCGCTCGCCATGCCTTACATCTCCGAAACCGCCTCCACGCCCATGATGGAGAGGCCGTTGCGAATAATTTGCCCGACGCCTTCCGCCAAGAACAGACGCGCGGCGGTCAACTGGTGATCGTCCGGCAACAAGAAGCGCCGGTCCGGGCGGTCGTTGCCGACATTCCACAGGGCGTGGAATGCGGCTGCCAAGTCGTAGAGATAAAAGGCAATTCGGTGTGGCTCGCGCGCGGCCGCCGCGGTCTCCACCACGCGGGGGAACTGCGCGGCAAGCTGAACCAGCGCCAGTTCCTCCGTATCAAGGCGGGACAGGTCAATTGCCGTTGTTTCAATCCCGGCTTCCGCCGCGCGCCGGCGGAGCGAGGCGACGCGGGCGTGCGCATATTGCACGTAGAAAACAGGATTGTCCTTCGACGCCTCCACCACCTTGGCGAAGTCGAAGTCCATCTGCGCATCGGAACGCCGGGTCAGCATGGTGAAGCGCACCACGTCCTTGCCGACTTCGCGCACAACATCGGCAAGCGTCACGAAATTGCCAGCGCGCTTCGACATCTTCACCGGCTCACCGCCGCGAAGCAGGCGTACCATCTGGACGAGCTTCACGTCGAAGCGGGTCTTGCCTTCGGTAAGCGCCGCAACGGCTGCCTGGATGCGCTTCACCGTGCCGGCATGGTCCGCGCCCCAGATGTCGATCAGTTCGTCTGCGCCCTGCGCCTTCTGAAAGTGATAAGCGAGGTCGGCGCCGAAATAGGTCCATTGACCATTCGACTTCTTGATCGGCCGATCCTGATCATCCCCGAAGTTGCTGGAACGGAACAACGGCAGCTCGACCGGCTCCCAGTCCTCCGGCGTTTCCCCCTTGGGCGCCTCCAGCGTGCCATCGTATACGAGATCGCGCGCGCGCAGCCATGCCTCGGCGGCCTCGGGCTTGCCTGCGGCCTGAAGCTCCGCTTCCGACGAGAACACGTCATGGTGGATGCCGAGCAAGGCAAGGTCGGCCTTGATCAGCGCCAGCATGGCGGCAACGGCACGCGTGCGGAACAGCGACAGCCACTTCAGCTCCGGAGCAGTGACGTAACGGTCGCCAAACTCCTGCGCCAGCGCCTCGCCGACCGGAACCAGGTAATCGCCGGGGTACAGGCCTTCCGGGATCGCACCCACGTTTTCGCCAAGCGCTTCACGATAGCGCAGGTGCGCCGAGCGGGCGAGAACGTCCACCTGACCGCCGGCGTCGTTCACATAATATTCGCGGATCACGCGATGGCCGGCAAACTCCAGCAAGGCGGCGAGCGCATCGCCCACCACCGCGCCGCGGCAATGCCCCATGTGCATCGGGCCGGTCGGGTTGGCGGAAACATATTCGATGTTGACGCTGGTCCCCGCGCCGCGCCGGGAGCGGCCATAGTCGCCGGCCGCTTCGATGATGGCGGACAGTTCGGCACGCCAGCTGTCATCGGTCAGGCGCAGGTTGATGAAGCCGGGCCCGGCGACGTCGACAGAAGCAACCTCGTCCCGCTGCTCAAGTTCGGCCGCAATCTTCTCCGCCAGCGCACGCGGGTTGGTCTTCGCTGCCTTCGCAAGCACCATCGCTGCGTTCGTCGCAAGGTCGCCGTGCGAAGGATCGCGCGGAGGCTCCACGGTCACGGCACGCCGGTCGATGCCAGGCGTCAACACCCCGGCAGTTTCAAGGGCGTCCAGCGCCGCATCGATATGCGCGGCAAAGCGTGAGTAGAGCGTCATGGCAACCAATCGTGTTCGTGAAGTCGCGCGCGATAGACCAAGCGGCAGCCATCGACAAATCTGATGGCGATTGCATTTCACGCAACCGTCAAAAAGCTTTTTGCGCTCGCAATGCCGCAGTGCAGCACATATTGTGCAGCTGCGAACAGATTAGGTTTTTAACCGAGGATTTCCGATGCGCAAGCTGATCACCACCGCCGCTCTCCTGACCGCTCTGGCACCGCTTGCTGCGCAGGCCGAGGCCGAGAAGACGTTCCAGCACGAGCGTGACACCTACGTTTACAAGACCAGCGAAGGCCGTGGCGGCTCGACCATCATCACCGGCCGTCGCGTCGGCGGTGACCGCTTCCGCCTCGTCCTGAACGGCGAGCGCGTGACCGGCAACGTCGGTGGCACCCCGGTCGCGTTCCGCGCACCGCAGGACGGCTCGGTGCAGGTGCTGACCGCCAACTAAGTTCGAGACTTCCCTCTCGACATGCGTGAGCCGCCCGCGTTTGCTGAACGCGGGCGGCTTTTCGTATGGCGGTCGGTGCGATCAGGCGACCAGGCCTGCCATTGGCGCGCGTCGGCCGATCGCCGGGAAAAGCACCGCGCCTGTTCGCTCTGGGTCCAGGCCGAAATGGGCCGATATTGCGCCGGATATGACATCGTCGAGCCGCGTGGTCGGCCGAAGGTCACGTCCCTCGTATAACTGAGCGGCTGCAAGTCCGGGCCAGTCCGCCACCACTTTCCCGCCGCGAACGCCGCCGCCAAACAGCATCGCCGCCGTTCCGGTACCATGGTCCGTTCCCCCGGTTCCGTTCACCGCAACCGTACGGCCGAATTCGGTCGCGACCAGCACCAGTGTCTGCTGCCACAACGGCCCCAGGCCGCTTTGCAGCGCCGCCAGCATCGCATCGAGGTTTTTCAATCCGTTCGCCAGTCTTGCACGCTGCGCGCTGTGCGTATCCCACCCCCCCGTCTCGATCATGGCGATGCGCGCCCCATCGCTGGGCGCCAGCAGTTGCGCCGCCAGGGCACCCGTGGCCGCCGCTTCCCGCCCGCTTCCTTCGGCCAGGTCGCCTGCCAGGCGCCGCGTGTCCATCGCCTCGCCCCACAGCGCATGAAGCTGCGCGTCGCCC comes from the Sphingomonas sp. OV641 genome and includes:
- a CDS encoding glycoside hydrolase family 3 N-terminal domain-containing protein — its product is MKPVIFGLSGPILTADERAFFAEARPAGYILFKRNCVDRQQLLALTDSLRELEGRDDVAILIDQEGGRVARLAPPEWPAFPAGPDFDRLYDVAPMSAIEAARANATALGMMLAEVGITVDCHPILDVIRPETTEAISIRAFGSEPMRVGALGRATLEGLAAAGVVGVVKHMPGHGRALVDSHHLLPTVTASEAELEDDLAPFRALAHASMGMTSHIVFEAWDRKAPATMSPTIIEEVIRGRIGFDGLLMTDDIDMKALSGTPADKAAGAIAAGCDVVLDCWARMDEMIAIADRLSDIAPRARERLDAAMGSVKKEEGDFAALIAKRDALLAMAA
- a CDS encoding SPOR domain-containing protein; translated protein: MASDEIDLRDEDRLPWLETVEPDEPEGPGIFRVVVLVVVGLVLLAAIVFAVLNFQQRTPDGQGELIAAPAGDYKVRPDDPGGLQVEGEGDSAIAASAGSTAAAAIDLKAVPETPIDGRRASGAAAPVTGGSARTVAEVPGSGGRLTATAPMSAPKRAVPGEASGGSLVQLGAFPSEAAANAAWSAVAKRFSYVATLGKTVQSAEVNGRKVYRLKVNAGSADAASDLCGRLTVAGEKCFVTS
- the argS gene encoding arginine--tRNA ligase, which produces MTLYSRFAAHIDAALDALETAGVLTPGIDRRAVTVEPPRDPSHGDLATNAAMVLAKAAKTNPRALAEKIAAELEQRDEVASVDVAGPGFINLRLTDDSWRAELSAIIEAAGDYGRSRRGAGTSVNIEYVSANPTGPMHMGHCRGAVVGDALAALLEFAGHRVIREYYVNDAGGQVDVLARSAHLRYREALGENVGAIPEGLYPGDYLVPVGEALAQEFGDRYVTAPELKWLSLFRTRAVAAMLALIKADLALLGIHHDVFSSEAELQAAGKPEAAEAWLRARDLVYDGTLEAPKGETPEDWEPVELPLFRSSNFGDDQDRPIKKSNGQWTYFGADLAYHFQKAQGADELIDIWGADHAGTVKRIQAAVAALTEGKTRFDVKLVQMVRLLRGGEPVKMSKRAGNFVTLADVVREVGKDVVRFTMLTRRSDAQMDFDFAKVVEASKDNPVFYVQYAHARVASLRRRAAEAGIETTAIDLSRLDTEELALVQLAAQFPRVVETAAAAREPHRIAFYLYDLAAAFHALWNVGNDRPDRRFLLPDDHQLTAARLFLAEGVGQIIRNGLSIMGVEAVSEM
- a CDS encoding DUF1501 domain-containing protein, encoding MLDRRSFLIRTTLATLAAGSVSPMAFARAATERRFVFIIQRGAADGIGMVMPVGDPAYGAVRHQYLEDATAGVKLDSMFTLHPALSTAAALFQRRQALFVHSVASPYRDRSHFDGQNVLETGGAAAYQTRDGWMNRLLSLLPQDGNRAIAVSATVPAALRGNHEVASYAPSVLPDASDDLLHRVTMLYQGDAQLHALWGEAMDTRRLAGDLAEGSGREAAATGALAAQLLAPSDGARIAMIETGGWDTHSAQRARLANGLKNLDAMLAALQSGLGPLWQQTLVLVATEFGRTVAVNGTGGTDHGTGTAAMLFGGGVRGGKVVADWPGLAAAQLYEGRDLRPTTRLDDVISGAISAHFGLDPERTGAVLFPAIGRRAPMAGLVA